From a single Vibrio sp. BS-M-Sm-2 genomic region:
- a CDS encoding arylsulfatase has translation MGTKINKLALGVGLLAASSAATAAEKPNILAIWGDDIGVFNISAYNNGMMGYETPNIDRIANEGALFTDHYGQQSCTAGRAAFLTGQEPFRTGLLTIGMPGSDHGIPDWAPTIADLLKEQGYMTAQFGKNHMGDQDKHLPTNHGFDQFFGNLYHLNAEEEPETYYYPKDPEFRKNFGPRGVIKSTADGKIEDTGPMTRKRMEHADEEFLEESLAFMEKAVKADKPFFIWHNTTRMHVWTRLQEKYQGASGISIYADGMLEHDDQVGILLDKLDELKIADNTIVIYSTDNGAETVSWPDGGATYFHGEKGTTYEGGMRVPQLVRWPGTIKPGTKINDIMGHQDWIPTLLAAAGDDKVVEKLASDKGATYNGKNWRVHLDGYNFLPYFQGKEEKGPRDSMLYFSANAELNAVRWNDFKISFAVMDGNIVDAVRFQPNWPQVVHLRADPFEKAPHESGMYLRWMADNMWLFVPVGGKVQEFMNTLPDYPMQQSQVLNPGNFNQNAYMLQGKLKQLEAAAAQAK, from the coding sequence ATGGGTACTAAAATTAATAAACTAGCATTAGGTGTTGGCTTATTAGCAGCTTCTTCAGCGGCAACAGCAGCAGAAAAACCAAACATTCTTGCTATCTGGGGTGATGACATTGGTGTATTCAACATCAGTGCATACAACAACGGTATGATGGGTTATGAAACACCTAACATCGACCGTATTGCTAACGAAGGCGCACTATTTACTGACCACTACGGTCAGCAATCGTGTACTGCTGGTCGTGCTGCATTCCTAACGGGTCAAGAACCTTTCCGTACAGGTCTACTAACTATCGGTATGCCAGGCTCTGATCACGGTATCCCAGATTGGGCTCCAACTATCGCTGACCTTCTTAAAGAACAAGGCTACATGACTGCTCAGTTCGGTAAGAACCACATGGGTGACCAAGATAAACACCTTCCAACGAACCACGGTTTTGACCAGTTCTTCGGTAACCTATACCACCTGAATGCAGAAGAAGAGCCAGAGACATACTACTACCCTAAAGACCCTGAGTTCCGTAAGAACTTCGGACCTCGTGGTGTAATCAAGTCTACTGCTGACGGTAAGATTGAAGATACAGGTCCTATGACGCGTAAGCGTATGGAGCACGCGGATGAAGAGTTCCTAGAAGAATCTCTAGCCTTTATGGAAAAAGCAGTGAAAGCTGACAAACCATTCTTCATCTGGCACAACACAACACGTATGCACGTGTGGACTCGTCTACAAGAAAAATACCAAGGCGCATCAGGTATCAGCATTTACGCTGACGGCATGTTAGAGCACGATGACCAAGTAGGTATCCTTCTAGACAAGCTTGATGAGCTTAAAATCGCAGACAACACAATCGTAATCTACTCTACCGATAACGGTGCAGAGACAGTATCTTGGCCTGATGGTGGTGCTACTTACTTCCACGGTGAGAAAGGTACAACTTACGAAGGTGGTATGCGTGTTCCTCAGCTAGTTCGCTGGCCTGGCACTATCAAACCGGGAACTAAGATCAACGACATCATGGGTCACCAAGACTGGATTCCAACGCTACTAGCAGCTGCTGGTGATGATAAAGTGGTTGAGAAGCTAGCGTCTGACAAAGGTGCAACTTACAACGGTAAAAACTGGCGTGTACACCTAGATGGTTACAACTTCCTACCTTACTTCCAAGGTAAAGAAGAGAAAGGCCCTCGTGACAGCATGCTTTACTTCTCTGCTAACGCTGAACTAAATGCTGTACGTTGGAACGACTTCAAGATTTCATTCGCTGTTATGGATGGTAACATCGTTGATGCTGTGCGTTTCCAACCAAACTGGCCTCAAGTAGTTCACCTACGTGCTGACCCATTCGAAAAAGCACCACACGAATCTGGCATGTACCTACGTTGGATGGCAGACAACATGTGGCTATTCGTACCTGTAGGCGGCAAAGTGCAAGAGTTCATGAACACGCTACCTGACTACCCTATGCAGCAAAGCCAAGTGTTGAACCCTGGTAACTTCAACCAGAATGCTTACATGCTTCAAGGTAAACTTAAGCAACTAGAAGCGGCAGCAGCACAAGCTAAGTAA